The following proteins are encoded in a genomic region of Cyclonatronum proteinivorum:
- a CDS encoding GAF domain-containing SpoIIE family protein phosphatase: MSEYADPKHDCNTCTNYRSLVRKTLFFKDISNQIIEKKPLPELLKSIIDTSKKLLDAEASSLLLFDEKTGKLVFYVAEGEKGTFIKSKEINIGEGIAGWVAEEMKTVRIDDCYTDPRFNPAFDMSSGFVTRNMICAPMERKGTLIGVIQVMNKSSNRSFDTQDEQFFSALAGQCAIAIENYRLGQFEIEAEQMRTELETARSIQRKILPDRLPELRSFSVHTLLRPAKHLGGDYYNLIRINDRQALFFLTDVTGKSISAALIVSSVFSFIHSYLIIHKKSFQLKHFVESLNTFLIESTTPDKFVTGWFALLDEEDLRLTSISAGHDPVLLFRKDSGNGMPLRLNKGGLMLGVMAIPYATEELQLKPGDVLAAYTDGVTEAMNTDTEEYTAERMEQLLETAYRNNGSGEIMLRTLIEDVDLHRGKAHQSDDITLGFIEVGRAGSADA, from the coding sequence ATGAGTGAGTACGCAGACCCCAAACATGACTGCAATACATGCACGAACTATCGAAGCCTGGTGCGGAAAACGCTTTTTTTTAAGGATATTTCCAATCAGATTATTGAGAAAAAGCCTCTTCCTGAGCTCCTTAAGAGCATAATTGACACCAGCAAAAAGCTTCTTGATGCCGAAGCCTCCTCCTTATTACTGTTTGATGAAAAAACAGGGAAGCTCGTTTTTTATGTTGCGGAAGGTGAAAAAGGCACGTTTATAAAGTCGAAGGAAATAAATATTGGTGAAGGCATAGCCGGCTGGGTTGCAGAAGAAATGAAAACCGTGCGGATTGATGATTGCTATACCGATCCGCGGTTTAATCCAGCCTTTGATATGAGTTCAGGCTTTGTAACCCGCAACATGATTTGCGCCCCTATGGAGCGCAAGGGCACTCTTATTGGTGTTATACAGGTGATGAACAAATCATCCAACCGCAGCTTTGATACGCAGGATGAACAGTTTTTTTCTGCCCTTGCGGGGCAGTGTGCTATCGCTATTGAGAACTACCGGCTGGGGCAGTTTGAGATTGAAGCAGAACAAATGCGTACCGAGCTTGAAACAGCGCGCAGCATTCAGCGCAAAATCCTGCCGGATCGTCTGCCCGAACTGCGTTCTTTTTCCGTGCACACCCTTTTGCGTCCGGCAAAACACCTTGGCGGCGATTATTACAATCTGATACGGATTAATGATCGGCAGGCGCTGTTCTTTCTGACCGATGTAACCGGAAAAAGTATTTCGGCTGCCCTTATTGTGTCGTCCGTTTTCTCCTTTATTCACAGCTACCTCATCATTCACAAAAAAAGCTTTCAGCTCAAGCATTTTGTTGAATCCCTTAACACCTTCCTGATAGAATCAACGACGCCGGATAAATTTGTGACAGGTTGGTTCGCCTTGCTTGATGAGGAAGATCTGAGACTAACTTCCATTTCGGCGGGGCATGATCCGGTGCTCTTATTTCGGAAGGATTCCGGAAATGGTATGCCTCTCAGACTGAATAAAGGCGGACTCATGCTGGGCGTGATGGCGATTCCGTATGCAACGGAAGAGCTGCAGCTCAAACCCGGTGATGTGCTTGCGGCCTATACCGATGGCGTTACGGAAGCCATGAACACAGATACGGAAGAGTACACCGCTGAACGTATGGAGCAGCTTCTTGAGACCGCTTATCGCAACAATGGCAGTGGGGAAATCATGCTCCGTACTTTGATTGAGGATGTAGACCTTCATCGCGGAAAAGCCCATCAGAGCGATGATATCACCCTCGGCTTCATTGAAGTCGGAAGAGCCGGAAGCGCGGATGCGTGA